In Diadema setosum chromosome 7, eeDiaSeto1, whole genome shotgun sequence, the DNA window GAATATTATTCCCTGCccttgattttgattgatgaGGTCCTGTGCTCAGCATCTGCTCTCAGTACTTATCTGACCAGTAGTGACTGTGAAGGACCTACTGTTGGATATTTGATATGtaatacacatatatttatGCAGTTTGTTCACATATATAGCCATCCTGATAACAAAAGAGTGTATTATTTCATGTAGAAATTGTCTGCAGTAAGGAACtccagatcttttttttttcttttggaggATGCAATAGAGTGGTTTGTCAACATAttcatttcagatttaaagGTCCCTTTACATCAAATCCATGTTGGATTCCACTGATGTGAATGTCTACACATCCAAAGCTCTTGATCTGTTCTGTGATGAAAGTATGTAGTGtgtgatattttacagtttGTAAGAAAGAAATGCAGTCCATTTGTAAGGAAGAAAATTATGATTTCCCACCTTGAAGCTGCTCAAAGTGCATTTTGTGGTACAGGAAAGATATTTCAGTGGATATATATCTGTCACTTTGCAGAATTCCTGAAAATAGAACACCAAAGTATACCCAGGTATAGAGACCTATTCAACATGGTGCTGCCAGCTGACTTGTACACTGGTATCAGACCAGTACAAACTCACCACCTGATATTTATGAACCTCTTGATACATTGCTTTTCAAGTCACCAATGCTGCAATTTCAATTAAAGTGTTTTGCATGCATGATTACCCTTGAAGACTTGGAAACTATGTGTTTAAAagcatttgaattttgatttgctGAGGGTGTACATGCACTGAGAGAAAATCAACAACTCTGTGGTACAGTGTAAATATGCATGTAGTGATGTGAAGAAGGCATATGCGTACTTCAAGAACACAACCAATTAAATCTATTCCATCATGTAagattgactgaaaaaaaacccacattgTTGACTGATTTCAGGTTGCAAGACAGATTTATCCCTACAGGATGCCTGAAGAGACCACGGCTGAGGACATCCTATGCGAGACGGGGTACCGGGTGAGGCAGCTTCTTGAGGATGCGAGATGGCTGATGGATGAGGAGCTGGGGATGTTTGATGATGCCAGCCAAGATGGAGAGGGCGATGTTAGTGGACGGATGAACTGGAGCACACCACCTGGCTGCCGATCATCAGAAGTGAGACGGGATGCAGGTGATGCGGTGGTCAACGATGGAGCATGTCAGAGCCAGAGGGATGTACACCCTGTAGGAGGATCGGAAGTGGGATCCAGGAACCGGGAGGCAGCTCAAAGTGGAGCTCTTGAAGAGCAAATGCAGAGATTGAGGGTCACGTGTGGAGACAGCAGAGAGCAAGAAGCTAGCAACAGTGAAGAGGGTGGTGTGGAGGGAAAGGGGGGAGGTGGTGGGGCAGATGATGGGGGATTTACACCCTCGATATGTACTTCTGCCCGGGTGCAGGCAACAAGTGCTTGGGCATCTGCAAAGGAGGATTCGGGTGGAAATAGTGTAATTGCGGAACTTCCTAGAGACAGAGTCAGACCATCTGCCCATCTTTATCTTTGCTCTGAAGAAATGGATGAAGTCTTCCAACATCCCACAGATTGTGATGATACTGCCAACACAAGAGACAGTGAAGCTATAAGCTCCGTCTTGCCAGGGATGCATGCTGCAGGGGGTTGCCAGTTTGATATCGGAGGAGAGCGCTTTCAGACATCATGTGCACAAAGGGTATTTGAAATTGGAATCGTGAATGGTGTTGTCGACATTGAGGCATACAGCAGTGGACTGCACATGCGTGCGGATTGTTTCAGGACGTGTGAAGATTTCCCCCCATGTTGTGCAGATTGCAGGTGTGGCTTTTACGACCACTGGGAGAAAGGCGTTCCTGCCTCCCATCGGGACTTGCTGGTGGATAACCTGAAAGTCATGATTCCTCTTCACAGATTACTGAAGTTTCCTATCCTGTGGCAGAAATGTCCTGACATCAGCAAACTCAGGTACATATTATGCACATATGCTTATTTTACTCTCTCCAGTTTATTTCTGTtcatgtgaccttgcatcacaaaaccatcaAAACGTTGCCCAATCacaaactcttttttttcaaagttagACAAAAATATACCATAAGACTAATTTTTTCAGGACATTGAAAGAGAATTTGAGGGCTTGGAGGATACTTGTGTGTGTAAATCTCAGAAGGTAGTAGTACAAGAAATGTGTACTATTCAAACGAATGCAGATATGCAAAGTTTCtgtattcattttcataatgacCCTGCTACTCCTATTATACCAGAAATTGTTGCTGAGGTTCTATTTAGGGCAGGTATGCACATGCAGTGAtcaaaaaactttcaaaattcctAACTTTTAAACCAGCTTTCTGATATTCCTTGTACTCTTCTTCACACCTGTTGTATCCACATTTACATGTTTAGGAAAGCTTGGCTCAAACATACACTCTTGTGAATTGACAATTAATGCCATCTGTGGTGAGGAGAAAGATGATACAAATTGCTGTATAAGAGGGAGAGGTGTAATGTAATGTGCACAATTGTTGCTATAAGAACACTCCTTTGAATTATGTCTGCACTTCCTTCACATATTTGATACTGGCATTGAATTTTCTATAATTCTAGACATGGGAGTAGAGTGAGACATACATGGAGCGCCAGGATATGGCTTGAATTTGTACAGTAATGGGGCTGTTTAAGGTGCCATACAAGTTAAAGTTCAATCAGTACtttttcctctattttttttttttttttttgggggggggggttggttgaCAGTTGGTGTCAATATTAGCTCCTCTTAGAGCCAAAGTACTTCTAAGGTCAGCTGGACTGAAGACAGCCTTAGTTCCTTGTATTGCTAATATTTTGCTCCATTTGTAGATAGAAGCATTTATACTGACTGAAATGTCAACCCCCATCATATTTTGCCAAGATGCAGTAACAAAAACTCTTTTGGGACAGTGATAGTAAGGAGTCTCTTTAGACGTCCCCACTTTGATTATCAAGATGCACCTCTGACATAACCTATTGTGTGATTCTTTTATAGAGGATAAATTCTGTTTCTCTCCTCCTACATGGCAGGGAGATCATCCGGGCATCAGAGAGCTTTGACCTGACCGATGATGGCACAGCCATCATCTGTGACTTGTACGAAGAGGACAGGTGTGAAAGTTTGTGGTCTCTCGGGTTCGACAAGGAGGATGCTGAAGATCCAgacgatgatgaggatgatggtcACCGTGGCGACATCCCCATCATTCACAACATTCCTGAGCCTGAAGAATGCTGGGATTGAAGCTTGATAGATGTTGCATTATTAGTCACAGGGATGGGGAGTGCGTAACTTGTCCAGCAAACTCTGTGATGTGTGTGATTTGTGTCACCTGTTTGTCTGATGTATAACAAATGTGCATGTTCCTTCTttctgtagtagtagtagtagtagtagtagtagtagtagtagtagtagtagtagtagtagtagtagtacttagtagtagtagtagtagtagcagcagctcCTTCCAATTAACAACAATTCAGCTTAGGAGTTGTCCATGAAGACACTTTCACAGGAAAATCGTAAACAATTGATTTCTGGAACGGTTCCAGTCTCAAAGATAAACTGTTTGTGGGATTGGTTATGAGAGTTATAAGATTTATGTTGTGGACAAGATTTGTATGGCAGTTATTCACAAATCTATGATAGCATAATCCAGCATTTGTGCTTATCACCCAGTTGTTTCTCTCACTTCTTCaatagtaaaaaaagaaaaaaaatagcaaacaaaCTGTCATGTGCACAGGAGAATGACGAGAATGCACGCACTTCAAGGAAGGTGTGCCCAGGAGAACAATGTGAACACTGGCGAGACCTATTAGTGTAACACGTGCATTGCGTGCATTCCTGCCATTCTCCAAGGCACACCCTCCTTGAATCACATGTATTCACATCATTCTCCCTGGATCAGACACACCTCAATAGAGTATGCAGACCTGCATGTGGGTACTACAGAAGAATCTTTTTAAAACGAACTGCCTAGAACCACTTATTTCCTCTTAAAGAGCAACTCCGCCTTAATAGATTtgtgaattgagagaatgcaacaatattagtagagtacataagtgaaagttttaggTAAATCAGACGatctgttaaaaagttatgaatttttaaagttttgctcattcactgctggatgagaagattactacaactggtgatgtcacatgtgtagaatgatgtaaagaaaatataaagaaaagctaacatattttctcttttctctcatAATAGCAGAGCAAATGACTTgcttctttcagaaggcagggcagtgatattacccttaacatatatgcCAGTAATACAAGTTGAggcaatatgtatttttttttcgaaaaattaaattttgttgaattctctttttattttccttacattgtgacatcatcaactgtagtagtcttcttatccagcagtgactgcacaaaaacttttaaaattcttAACttatgaacagattgtccaattttcctcgaactttcactgatgtgttctatttaTTTTGCTGTATAatctcaatccacatgcatatgaaggtgaacttgttctttaataTCAGGGATAAGAACACAAGAATGTACAAAGAACGtcgggggtgtttcataaagctgttcgtaaagttacgaacgacttacgagcgactggtgatcagttcttgtgctgaattatggaaattctgataagtatagcacatcagaactgatcaccagtggctcgtaagttgttcgtaactttacgaacagctttatgaaacagggccctgcaGCAAGATTACCTTGTAAAATTCTAACCTTTTGGCACCCAAATGGCTTTGTAAAGGGGTGTCAATTTTCTACACTAGAGCAAGTTGGAATCttatacattgtaatacacTTCATGCTAAGGGGAATCTTACTACATTAGGCttcatttatgttttatttttacagtGAATAACAAGATGCACATACATGTGTTGCAGTGGTTTTGTAACTTTATCTTTGAAATGGAGTCAAACTTCTGAATccatatgtgactgtgcatcacaaaacaaacaaaaagttgaaccccttgattttatgtgaggactcaaaaaaggtgaagtgcatacttgccaactagtaagattttatcagattcagtaagattttttgcattaaaaatagcaaaatcagattttctgtcagagaaatcagattttttaaaaatatttagatatacctttcatgtgtattttctgaagatttgaccgaaagtaagatttttaacttcagtttgcatataaaataagatttttgcaatccacaagtaagatatttcgtcttgaaatgttggcaggtatggaagtggttcaaccaagtcaatcttgagtttttcatattttcttaaagagctatccttctcacattattcttcactttcaagtctaataacttttggaaGGATGACGCTTGTGCAattaaagttggcattaatcatgggcagaatgtgttaattattatttattattattattatttattcggcatagaacatgctcaattacagcttaatctgataatcccttcattgttgttgctccagtggtttccatcctgtgttttgtccctttcatggcacagctacAAGTAGCagggcttggtaaagattaagcgcttgaatagactgtctacttcagagcctcttttctcagttcacacttttaaGAGTGtctgctttctttccagtatttacgtaggttaggggagtccatttgaactGAGTTATACAGCATTTTAAAGCTTCATATCTGCTCTTTCAatatctgcccttaactaaaaatccatgtctggcgactttttgttggttttgtggtgcagggtcacatatgtgccTAGTCGTGTCACCAAAACAAAGTAGAAAAACTAGACTTAATATCTGTGACGCCCATTTTGTTTACATGCATTACTTTATTCATGAACATTCAAGATGAGCTGAATTACTTCTGCCTTCACTTCTCACATTCCTGTATATGTACTTAATATTGGATCAACTTCTTGTTTATCCAAGcctctgtgtgcgtgtgtgtgttcctAAAAGAGGTTATTAATTCACCTCTCAGGGGCAGCAAATTCAGAAATGTTTTATAGGAACATATAGATATCTTTAAGCAATTCACGATACCCATGTATGtacttatcatcattattgttcgTAAATTTTGTCATATACTTGTACAATGGGTTTTGATGTTGTGTGCAGCCTCACTGAACACTTGCCAAGAATTTGCCTTCACTGGCAAGCTACAGTAGAATACTGTTCAGGGGAACTTTATTAACGAGGAGTTGCTTGAAACCATTGATATTTCATTGCTATGTTGAGCATTTCTTTATATCAGggataaaaatgaaagattttaaaaaggaaATTTACTTCGTTATTTAAACCAAATATCTTTATATCTGACCTTGTTATAATAAGGTTCCACGGTAATGATATTataccatttttatgcctccaccacgaagtggtgccggaggcattatgttttcgggttgtccgtacgtacgtccgtccgctttcgtttacgcgataacttgaataatatttactggaattttaccaaacttggtccaagtatgaagtatgatggggcaacaatttgataagattttgggtgaaatcggctaaaggtcaaaggtcaaaggtcaaggtcaaatcatgaaattgtatccgtttacgcgataactcaagactgtatggagcaaatttcaccaaactttgttggaggatgatgtatgatgggacaattacttgttcagtttttcagtgaaatcggacagaggtcaaaggtcaaagatcaaggtcaaatcctaaaatttatctgtttatgtgataactcaaaactggatgaagcagctttcaccaaacttggtccaaggatgatgtatgatgggacaattagttgagtagattctagtgacattgacaagaggtcaaaggtcaaaaggtcaaggtcaaatgctaaaatcCCCCATTGCtattgctatttcccccatatttatgcaatgcccgcagttattttcttgaaacttagtgtagacatgtactactgcgtaaggattctccagagagagtttcatgtcataaggtcaaaggtgaaaaggtcaaaggttaggtgaaaatgttgcaatatcacttttctcgcaaatggttcaatgtttcttcatggagcatggtacatatgcatgtactgactggcagggattatctagggaatttaggggttaTGGGTCAATAGttaggggttcaaaggtcaaggtcaactcctcaaaatgttactactatatttccctcatacatgcatactggtatatgcaatgattgcattattagttttaaaagtgtttaatatatgtacatgtattacttgatggagattctcttggaaatttccagccagaaggtcaaaggtcaaaggttaagggtcaaaggtcaggtttaaatgaaaaaaaatattttgtactgtaattacactctttcttcataccttgaaaattatactcaatgcataaacttataataaggtcggtcagaagtcaagtaaaaattttcaattccccaaatatgtgtacctgcactctttaatagacaattatagcaaacccagttcgtggaaagtgaacattcaagatatttctgacaaacctgttatttcgatactttgccagttatgtgaaactgtcatcacacattgtcaagacattgtactatacacctattgggagaatcatgcattatggcggaggcatcagtcgccatagcgacatttctagtttttttctattttcgcaaCCAAACCAAAGAAGACCTACCTCTGCCTAAaatggctattttttttttttttttttttttgccgtctGTGATCTACAGGTTTAGTTAATCCAATTGTCAAGGTGAATGTAAATGTGtacatttattttcctttatattgttaAATCTGTCAAGTCAGTATAAACAAGGCATTCATTGATTAGCCACacacatttgtgtgtatgttcttctttctctatttcaacaaaaattctagggtgcttaaagggatcgtatagttttggttgagacctaacttcaggtttctaacattttttggtgagataatgaaaaacctctttaatacgaaatatgaaagagcatgtaattccatgaggcattcaacatttatttgatgaaaattggttttgaaatggctgagatatccaaaacagagtgattctaataaattgtgggacccaccttttattatgatcgctttgttttactttgtttttggatgtttcagtcatttcaaacccgattttcatcattcaaataaactttgaattcctcttaaaatggtatgctctgtacaatttcataagtgttttcttggtatcttgcaaaaagttaaaagcccaattctcatctccaccaatactgtacattCCCTTAAAGTTACAAATATGTAATGTCAGCTCAGGTAGGACTATAATTTCTGGCATGAGGATTTATATGGTAAGATTTGTACAGACGGCAAAGATATGGTTATGTATGATATTGCCTGAAGGTATGTGAGGTGTAGCACAACAGTTTGCAACTCAAAGTGCACAATTTCCTACcagtttctttctctctctccacctgTTTTTAATTGTATGAATGTGATAAGACAGAATGTTGTTCTTTCTGGTTGCAGGATAATATAATGAGAAGAAATGTACTGTGTACAGAGTGATCACATTGATATCACTAATCATGAACTGGAGGGATAGTTCAGTGACTTCCACATAATCAAAACCTCTGATAAAGTGGATTGTCATTGCTCCTCATCATGGCTACAGAACGGTTTGAACTCTCACTCAAAGGGAAAGAATAAGGAGCTCCATGTATTCATCACATTAATCCATTGAAGTCTCACAcattaacattttgaaaatggcaCTGAAAGGTGATTTGACTGAAGACACAGAAATACTTTGATAACTGCTAAAAATGTTAATGCATTTAAACAGCTTCCTATTCTCATGTGAATGTGTAATTATGTGTTGAAACtcaaaatacagtgcactcttgAATAAGAACATGGGtg includes these proteins:
- the LOC140230627 gene encoding uncharacterized protein; this encodes MATLPSQEEKDAQLEDLTDVTFSPPLYVQRYEEITRITKEWQPKKVVDIGCGELKVIRLLKFHAYIHELVGMDIDKEVLRGHRYLIEPLPAHYLKPLPHPLVISLLHGSITKPDSRLLNCDLAVCVEVIEHLYPDDVAEATRVIFGFMQPTKAVFTTPNSEFNVLFPGLQKFRHPDHKFEWTRREFQAWGDRVCDEYGYSVEYSGLGTGPEGSEHLGSCTQIALFSRRLQSPQKTAPPSDKDESLQPYSVVARQIYPYRMPEETTAEDILCETGYRVRQLLEDARWLMDEELGMFDDASQDGEGDVSGRMNWSTPPGCRSSEVRRDAGDAVVNDGACQSQRDVHPVGGSEVGSRNREAAQSGALEEQMQRLRVTCGDSREQEASNSEEGGVEGKGGGGGADDGGFTPSICTSARVQATSAWASAKEDSGGNSVIAELPRDRVRPSAHLYLCSEEMDEVFQHPTDCDDTANTRDSEAISSVLPGMHAAGGCQFDIGGERFQTSCAQRVFEIGIVNGVVDIEAYSSGLHMRADCFRTCEDFPPCCADCRCGFYDHWEKGVPASHRDLLVDNLKVMIPLHRLLKFPILWQKCPDISKLREIIRASESFDLTDDGTAIICDLYEEDRCESLWSLGFDKEDAEDPDDDEDDGHRGDIPIIHNIPEPEECWD